One genomic window of Bacteroidota bacterium includes the following:
- the pyrH gene encoding UMP kinase has translation MKYKRILLKVSGEALMGEKDFGIDPRVLQRYAEEIAELQQSGVEIGIVIGGGNIYRGVENSSDGVDRVTGDLMGMLATIMNGLALQSALERRGTFTRLLSSIKMEEIAEPFIRRRAIRHLEKGRVVIFGAGTGNAYFTTDTAAALRAVEIGADVIMKGTRVDGIYTSDPEKNPKANRFGAISYQDVLKKDLKVMDLTAITLCKENSMPIVVFNMNVPGSLKRIVGGEKLGTIVSSARTVQAGKRKRRQKT, from the coding sequence ATGAAGTATAAACGCATTCTCCTGAAGGTGAGCGGCGAAGCCCTCATGGGCGAGAAGGATTTCGGCATCGATCCCCGGGTCCTTCAGCGGTACGCGGAGGAGATCGCGGAGCTCCAGCAGTCGGGAGTGGAGATCGGAATCGTCATCGGGGGAGGCAACATCTACAGGGGGGTCGAGAACTCATCCGACGGTGTCGACAGAGTCACCGGCGACCTGATGGGAATGCTCGCGACAATCATGAACGGACTTGCGCTTCAGAGCGCGCTCGAGCGGCGGGGCACCTTTACCCGTTTGCTCAGCTCCATTAAGATGGAGGAGATCGCCGAGCCCTTTATCCGGCGGAGGGCGATCCGCCACCTCGAAAAAGGCCGCGTCGTGATCTTCGGCGCCGGCACCGGCAACGCCTATTTCACGACCGACACCGCCGCGGCGCTCCGGGCGGTGGAGATCGGGGCGGACGTCATCATGAAGGGAACCCGGGTCGACGGGATTTACACCTCCGATCCGGAGAAAAATCCGAAAGCGAACAGATTCGGGGCGATCTCGTACCAGGACGTCCTGAAGAAAGATCTCAAAGTGATGGACCTGACGGCGATCACCCTCTGCAAGGAGAACTCGATGCCGATCGTCGTCTTCAACATGAATGTCCCCGGCTCTTTGAAGCGGATCGTCGGCGGAGAGAAGCTCGGCACGATTGTCTCTTCCGCCCGCACGGTCCAGGCGGGAAAGCGCAAGCGGCGGCAAAAGACCTGA
- the tsf gene encoding translation elongation factor Ts, which yields MKPEHVKELREKTGAGVMDCKQALAASGGNLEKAIDYLRKKGAATAEKRADRITNQGLVEAYIHAGGRIGAMVEVNCETDFVAKTDDFRALARDLAMQIAAMSPRYIAREDVARETIDHELEIYRTQARNEKKPEQMIDRIANGKLEKYYQEVCLLEQTFIRDSGKTVKDLILDLTAKTGEKVTVRRFRRFHLGENGS from the coding sequence ATTAAACCGGAACATGTGAAGGAGCTGCGCGAGAAGACCGGCGCGGGAGTGATGGACTGCAAGCAGGCGCTGGCCGCCTCCGGGGGGAACCTCGAAAAGGCCATCGACTATCTCCGGAAGAAGGGGGCCGCGACGGCCGAGAAACGCGCCGACAGGATAACGAACCAGGGGCTGGTCGAAGCGTACATCCATGCGGGCGGGCGGATCGGCGCGATGGTGGAGGTGAATTGCGAGACCGATTTCGTCGCGAAGACGGACGACTTCAGGGCGCTCGCGAGGGACCTGGCGATGCAAATCGCGGCGATGAGTCCGCGCTACATCGCGCGGGAGGATGTGGCCCGTGAAACCATCGACCACGAGCTGGAGATTTACCGGACGCAGGCCAGGAACGAGAAAAAGCCGGAACAGATGATCGACCGGATCGCGAACGGAAAATTGGAAAAATATTATCAGGAAGTTTGCCTGCTCGAGCAAACGTTCATCCGCGATTCGGGAAAGACCGTGAAGGACCTGATCCTCGACCTGACGGCGAAGACCGGAGAGAAAGTGACGGTCCGCAGGTTCAGGCGGTTCCATCTTGGCGAAAACGGTTCCTGA
- the rpsB gene encoding 30S ribosomal protein S2 has protein sequence MPRVELTDLIEAGAHFGHLTRRWNPKMKPFIFMERNGIHIIDLKKTQELLEAACNAVSGIIADGRRVLLVGTKKQASLVIEEEAKRCRQFYVSERWLGGMLTNFTTIRKSVKRLTNIEKMETDGTYDKITKKEALVLDREKEKLAKVLSGVVEMTRLPGALYVVDIKKEEIAVKEAKRLGIPVFAIVDTNCNPTEVDYPIPANDDAIKSVQMITRIFATAILEGSERTNAQLEGMEGDAGREQTQAVSE, from the coding sequence ATGCCACGCGTTGAACTGACAGACCTGATCGAAGCAGGCGCCCATTTCGGGCACCTGACCCGCCGATGGAACCCCAAGATGAAGCCGTTCATATTCATGGAACGGAACGGTATCCACATCATCGACCTCAAGAAAACACAAGAGCTTCTCGAAGCGGCCTGCAACGCCGTCTCCGGCATCATCGCGGACGGAAGGCGCGTCCTCCTTGTGGGAACGAAAAAACAGGCGAGCCTGGTGATCGAGGAGGAAGCGAAGCGCTGCCGCCAGTTTTACGTTTCGGAGCGCTGGCTGGGCGGGATGCTGACGAATTTCACGACGATCCGCAAGAGCGTCAAGCGCCTGACCAACATCGAGAAGATGGAGACCGACGGGACGTACGACAAGATTACGAAAAAGGAAGCGCTCGTCCTCGACCGCGAAAAGGAAAAGCTCGCGAAAGTTCTTTCCGGCGTCGTCGAAATGACGAGGCTCCCCGGCGCCCTCTATGTCGTCGACATCAAGAAGGAGGAGATCGCCGTGAAGGAGGCGAAGCGGCTCGGGATTCCCGTGTTTGCGATCGTGGACACGAACTGCAACCCCACCGAAGTCGATTATCCGATCCCCGCGAACGACGATGCCATCAAGTCGGTCCAGATGATCACCAGGATCTTCGCGACCGCGATCCTCGAAGGGTCGGAGCGGACAAACGCACAACTCGAAGGAATGGAAGGGGATGCCGGCCGGGAGCAGACCCAGGCCGTTTCTGAATGA
- the rpsI gene encoding 30S ribosomal protein S9, with the protein MITHSHQIITIGRRKTSVARVVLKPGSGTITVNRRALEHYFPVDTMRSEVLLPFAVTETVGKYDVVANVRGGGLSGQAGAVKLGISRALVELNGDLRSKLRVDSLMTRDPRMVERKKYGQKKARKRFQFSKR; encoded by the coding sequence ATGATCACACATTCTCACCAGATCATCACGATCGGACGCCGGAAGACATCGGTGGCCCGCGTGGTGCTCAAGCCCGGTTCGGGCACCATCACGGTCAACCGCAGGGCGCTGGAACATTATTTCCCGGTCGATACGATGCGAAGCGAGGTGCTGTTGCCGTTTGCCGTGACGGAGACGGTCGGCAAGTATGACGTCGTCGCAAACGTCCGGGGAGGCGGCCTTTCGGGGCAGGCGGGGGCGGTGAAGCTCGGAATCTCCCGCGCGCTCGTCGAGCTCAACGGGGACCTCCGGTCGAAGCTGCGCGTCGACAGCCTGATGACGCGCGACCCGAGGATGGTGGAGCGAAAGAAGTACGGTCAAAAGAAGGCGCGCAAGAGGTTCCAGTTCTCGAAGCGTTAG
- the rplM gene encoding 50S ribosomal protein L13, protein MALGQRLTHSFTQQEVERKWYVVDASGQTLGRIASRVAHVLRGKHKPVFTPNSDCGDFVVIVNAGKVKVLGRRTELKTYFHYTGYPGGATVESFKELMKTNPERIVMHAVKGMIPHNRLGANVIKKLKVYRDAAHPHAAQKPEPLKLDL, encoded by the coding sequence GTGGCACTGGGACAGAGGTTAACGCACTCGTTCACGCAACAAGAAGTTGAACGGAAATGGTATGTGGTGGACGCAAGCGGCCAGACCCTCGGCCGGATCGCGAGCCGTGTCGCGCACGTCTTGCGCGGCAAGCACAAGCCCGTCTTCACGCCCAACAGCGATTGCGGCGACTTCGTCGTCATCGTGAACGCGGGAAAAGTGAAGGTCCTCGGCCGGCGCACCGAGCTGAAGACCTACTTTCATTACACCGGTTACCCGGGCGGGGCGACTGTCGAGTCGTTCAAGGAATTGATGAAGACCAACCCCGAGCGCATCGTGATGCACGCCGTGAAGGGAATGATCCCGCACAACAGGCTCGGCGCGAATGTGATCAAAAAACTGAAAGTGTACCGGGACGCCGCCCATCCCCACGCCGCTCAGAAACCCGAGCCGCTGAAATTGGATTTATAG
- a CDS encoding response regulator, whose product MNILVVDDEREYRTLVGNFLEDQGWTVFLAGDGQEGMDTLYREKIDIIVSDIYMPVMDGLKFHRSVRGNAKFAEIPFLFVSAFDDPHTMDAIKNPRIDGFSRKGRPVADLKSWIQYLLTPVDKRPPTPPGESTRSTGREWRRDLPRTRRR is encoded by the coding sequence ATGAACATCCTCGTGGTCGACGACGAACGCGAATACAGAACTCTCGTGGGCAACTTCCTGGAGGATCAGGGTTGGACGGTATTCCTCGCAGGGGACGGCCAGGAGGGGATGGATACGCTCTACCGTGAAAAGATCGACATCATCGTGTCGGACATCTACATGCCGGTCATGGACGGGTTGAAGTTCCACCGTTCCGTGAGGGGGAACGCCAAGTTCGCGGAGATACCGTTCCTCTTCGTCTCCGCGTTCGACGACCCGCACACGATGGACGCGATCAAGAACCCGAGGATCGACGGCTTTTCGAGGAAGGGACGGCCGGTGGCCGACCTGAAGTCGTGGATACAGTATCTCCTGACCCCGGTGGACAAAAGACCCCCCACTCCCCCGGGAGAATCCACCCGCTCCACCGGCAGAGAATGGCGGCGCGATCTCCCGCGCACCAGGAGAAGGTAA
- the lipA gene encoding lipoyl synthase: MDFIIQEIAPPSSATGGQPAAQPPGRRPPWLKARIPGGERYARLKNIVDSHRLHTVCQEARCPNTGECWNNGTATFMILGDVCTRSCGFCAVKTGKPEELDGDEPRRVAEAVALLGLRHAVITSVNRDELYDGGAQIFAETIREVRAASPGVTIEVLIPDFRGDEFALDIVLDALPDILNHNMETVPRLYPTVRPQAKYERSLQLLDRARRRGFATKTGLMLGIGESMNEVFDVLNDLREVECRILTLGQYLQPTRDHLPVDRFVDPDEFRMLKEEGLKMGFRHVESGPLVRSSYHAEQQL; the protein is encoded by the coding sequence AGGCCCCCCTGGCTCAAGGCCCGGATTCCGGGGGGAGAGCGGTATGCCCGCCTGAAGAACATCGTCGACTCGCACCGGCTGCACACCGTCTGCCAGGAAGCCCGCTGTCCGAACACGGGCGAATGCTGGAACAACGGGACCGCCACCTTCATGATTCTCGGCGACGTCTGCACGCGGAGCTGCGGTTTCTGCGCGGTGAAAACCGGGAAGCCGGAGGAGCTTGACGGGGACGAACCTCGCCGCGTCGCGGAGGCCGTCGCACTCCTGGGATTGCGCCATGCGGTGATCACGTCGGTCAACAGGGACGAACTCTACGACGGAGGCGCCCAGATCTTCGCCGAGACGATACGAGAGGTCCGCGCGGCAAGCCCGGGTGTTACGATCGAGGTCCTGATTCCGGACTTCCGGGGGGATGAGTTCGCGCTCGATATAGTGCTCGACGCGCTGCCCGACATCCTCAACCACAACATGGAAACTGTCCCCCGGCTCTACCCAACGGTGAGGCCGCAGGCGAAATACGAACGCTCGCTTCAATTGCTCGATCGCGCCCGGAGACGGGGGTTCGCGACAAAGACGGGGCTGATGCTGGGAATCGGGGAGAGTATGAACGAGGTGTTCGATGTCCTGAATGACCTCAGGGAGGTCGAGTGCCGGATTCTGACTCTCGGGCAATACCTTCAACCGACACGAGACCATCTGCCGGTCGACCGATTCGTGGACCCGGATGAGTTCAGGATGCTGAAAGAGGAGGGACTGAAGATGGGTTTCCGGCACGTGGAGTCGGGACCGCTCGTGCGGAGCTCCTACCACGCAGAGCAACAGCTTTAG